Genomic window (Pseudomonadota bacterium):
CATCGACCGGGATCACCTTGTCGATGCCCTTGAGAACCGAGTAGTTGTCGTAGTAGAAGGGGCCGCCGTTGGTGGCGCAGCCACCCATCGCAATGACGTACTTGGGTTCCGGCATCTGCTGGTAGAGCAGCTTGACGCGCGGCGCCATCTT
Coding sequences:
- the nuoB gene encoding NADH-quinone oxidoreductase subunit NuoB, whose product is KMAPRVKLLYQQMPEPKYVIAMGGCATNGGPFYYDNYSVLKGIDKVIPVDVYLPGCPPRPEALMYSVLKLREKMSKQRQLSERYSRV